A region of Vigna radiata var. radiata cultivar VC1973A unplaced genomic scaffold, Vradiata_ver6 scaffold_70, whole genome shotgun sequence DNA encodes the following proteins:
- the LOC106779934 gene encoding protein ALP1-like produces MKFTYILAGWEGTTFVSRILENALDRDDPLVIPQGKYYLGDAGFMLKSTVLTPYRGIRYHFKEYTRRGPQNACELFNHRHSSLRNVIERTFGVLKKRFPIIASGIEPHYGLETMTDIILVCCILHNFLCGVDNNDSLLDEVDNELKEREEHNASSSQLREDDHRIGSSIRDSIADHMWRDYQNS; encoded by the exons atgaaattCACATACATTCTTGCTGGGTGGGAAGGTACTACATTTGTTTcaagaattttagaaaatgcTCTTGATAGAGATGATCCGTTGGTTATCCCCCAAG GAAAATACTACCTTGGTGATGCTGGATTTATGTTGAAAAGCACAGTTTTGACTCCATATAGAGGCATAAGATATCACTTTAAAGAATATACTCGTAGAGGACCACAAAATGCATGCGAGTTGTTTAATCATCGACATTCATCATTGAGAAATGTTATTGAAAGAACTTTTGGTGTGTTGAAAAAACGATTCCCTATAATTGCAAGTGGCATTGAACCACACTATGGATTGGAGACAATGACAGACATTATATTAGTTTGTTGTATCTTACACAACTTCCTTTGTGGCGTGGATAACAATGACTCATTACTTGATGAAGTTGATAATGAGTTGAAAGAAAGGGAAGAGCATAATGCTTCATCATCTCAACTTAGAGAAGACGACCATAGGATTGGTAGTAGTATCAGGGATTCTATAGCAGATCATATGTGGCGAGATTATCAAAACTCTTAg